Within Vicia villosa cultivar HV-30 ecotype Madison, WI linkage group LG1, Vvil1.0, whole genome shotgun sequence, the genomic segment CCTCCAAAGCCTATAGAGAATTTACTTCCACTGTTACGTGCTTCAAGCACAAATCTTTAATGGCTTTTTGCACCATCTTTGGCATTAAATGGATTACTTCTTGGACATTCTCCTCTAAACAAGTATGGCCAGAATGTCCAACCCAATAATGAGTTAAAAATATATCTATTAAATGGTGGGTTAGGTTTAACCCTGAATTACTATCACAAACAACATTACAAAATTGGTTTAAATATCATCCAAAATTATGcaagaatttgtctacttttgAAGATACTGCATTTTTAGCAAACAAATCTAAGGTATTAGCCACACTATCTTCTACTGCGGAACCAAGATAGAGAAATTAAAAGATGTTATGTTTGCCTTTTTTGAAAGTGATAGTGCCTCCAACATATCCGAACTGACACCGAAAAATGAAGACGACTGTTACATTATTCCAGATCTTTAAGAAGGAATTAGGATATTATTACCAcgataatattactataatgaTATTAAATTTCAAGATAAGAGTTGTCTTTGTCCAACATTAAAGTTACTTTGCCTTTTATGCCTAAAAAGGGATGAAGATAAAGAAGGAATAAAGTTGCTATGGTCTTTATGCCTAAAAAGAAATGAAGATAAGAAGGAAATAAAGCTTCTTTGGAATCATCTAAAAAGAGatgatattattattactttATAGCTCAAATGAATCCACTATATTATTCCTCTTGGTGTTATTAAGTGTATTATGAAGCCATGTTggcattttcttttatttttttgcttttggCCATTTAAGTTTGTCGGCCACTTGTGTGTGTATTTTCTTTTTGAAATTCGGTTGACGGTTGTAATAAGTTTGAAGTCCGGACTTCTTAGTTTACTCTTATACATAGGAGGTTTGTGGGTTTATTTAGGGCATTCGAAAATTTGGAGAACATACTTGTTCAACAATTATAGTTTCCCTGAGCAAAAAACTCTtgtaagtttttaaaataaaatgtctttgtctatattaattatatttttacatTTCATTATTTTAACTATGATATTTTaaacaatatattaataaaaaatttcttatttattaattttgttacTGATTCAATTTACGTTATTCGCCCGATccatgaattatatatatatatatatatatatatatatatatatatatatatatatatatatatatatatatatatatatatatatatatatatatatatatatatatatatatgaggagagatcaaattacacccgaagagttacaccacgagttacactcattcaataactacatttcgaattaatattttttaaattcaaccgttggattgaaagataatatcatatagatcatacatataaagtttgagcttaatctataatgatttactatgtcattgaattacattaaaattagcgttatatgaaagctcattttgacgttaatctttggatatcttgatgatatagtaaatcattatagattaagctcaaactttataggtatgatctatatgatattatgtttcaatccaacggttgaatttaaaaaatattaattcgagatgtagttattgaacgagtgtaactcgtggtgtaactcttcgggtgtaatttgatctctcctctctatatatatatatatatatatatatatatatatatatatatatatgggcggTTCTATAGCCCGgcgagcccgggcacgcgcccgggctcaacccctaatttctttgtatttctcccaatttaatagtcggtttttaaataaaatcaggggcaaaattagtaaaaataaagatgtaaaaattaaaacagatgaatacccAATGGTCCAGATAGGCTCaactcaattaattatttataacttagaatataaattaaaaaaaactaattatataCTGCCCCTATATTCTCTCTGAGAGACTGTTCATATTTTCTCAATTCCTCTTTCCCAATCCCATCACCGTCACTTTGAAGCAGGtacttctcttaatttttttttataacaatatattattatattatttatattatatattatagatTAAGTTTGTATGTTGAAAGTTGAATGTTGTAGTGTTATACGTGTAATCCTGTACCGCATTTGCAATAGATTATATAGGTTCAATTTCAATTGTATGTTGAATATTGTAGACTGTAGTGATGTACCTATACTGCTGTACCGTAATTGCAATAGGTCATATAGGTTtaattcaatttcatttttattttatatggcTAGGTCATTGTATATATTACTTACGTCATTAACCATTTACTATATGATTCTGACTCATAAAGTTATCTACCGACACAAATCTCATCTCCTTTGCCTCTCTTTACCACTTGGCGTTCCTACCTCTAGGCCTCTATCTCTGTCCCCACAAATGAATATTTCTCCATATATAAATCACCACCTCTGTTGCCTACCAATCTCAACCTATAACTAGATCAAACACAACATCGTCCTCCTATTTACGAACCCATTTTAGGTTCAGAAACTAAACCTGTCATGAGGAGACACTATTGTATCTTTAACCCAACCACATATACTCAAAGACTCGAATTGAAAAATGGCCACGAATTACAAATATAGTGCTGTAACTAAAAATAAGACGTGAGATTTAGTGTCTCGTCCACCTAATGTTAATGTTATTCGATCTATGTGGATTTTTAGACCTAAGGAAAAATGATACGATACTTTATAGAGGCATAAAGTCCGACTTATAAATGATAGTGCAAGTCAATAAGTTGTGTAGATTAGGAATACAATCTTAATTCAATTGTTAAACTGACAACCATTTGACACATGTTCTCTCTCTCTAACATGACACATACATCAGTTGTATGTTAAAAATGCTTTCTTACACGGTGGACTTAAAGAAATTGTGGGTGTTTAAATCCAAATCAATCCAAATAAAAACCGCAAACTGATccaaaaaaaccaaaaaccaCAAAAACCAAAATTTATTGGATGCGTTTGGATGTCATTTTGTGAAAACCGCTCGGTTCGGATTGAATTTatgattgatttttcaaaaccaaTTCAAACTGAACCGAGACACATGTATAcatttttatacatatttattttttcttagtATGATATGTGACATGAATTTATTATTAGATGATAACTATTTTTTAATACTAATATTTATTAACTtggtttaatctatttatttttattattacaactATAAACGATCACTCTCATTTtgtaatattaacttttaatataatatattatattatatcaaatctatgatttattagtatttttataatattaataaaaatataatttgtaatttggatATCCAGAAATCGATCCAAATTAAACCGCATTAAATTGAATCAGATaggatcatttttttttaatatatcatcCAAAACCGAACTGAACCGCAAGTAAAATTATCTTTGGATCAGATGACTTTTTGCCTTAAAACCGATCCAAACCGAGTCGCGAACGCCCCTAAAAGAAATAATGTTTGTCTTCTGCGCAAATCACACCATAGCCTTAAACTATTCACTTCTTCCAAAGCAAGTCTCATAACACTTTCTTATCTACTAGAAAGACACTAAAATGACATATCTTCTTCTGTAGTGATGATGTTCACAACTTTATCATATCACTTCTCAACTCTGAATTTGCTATGAAAAGACTTGAGATTAGTTATTTTTTATACATTGTTGTCACCCGACATACTGGTGGTCTATTcttttctcataaaaaatatGCAAAAGAAGTTATTGAACGTGCTTGTACGTCTCATGTAAGCCATGCCTTATCCCGATTGATGCAAAATCAAATCTTCGCACCAAAACTAGCATTTCATATGGGGATTCTTTTCTTTATTACTGTCTTGCAGATGTTCTACAATATCTCACATTCACAGAACTAGACATCTCTTACACATGACaacaattttgtttatttatacaTAAGCTAATGGATATTCACATGTAGGATATTAGGTGCATCTTGCGCTACATTGAAGACACTAGTCAATATAGGATGCACCTTTATCCATCATTTATTACATCTTTGATCTCTTACACAAATGCAAATTAAAGAGGATGTCCATGTACCAGGAGATCCTCTTCTAGTTACTGTGTGTTTCTTGATGGGAACTTCTCTCATGGTGTTTAAATCTTGTTGATTACGTAATTTGCTTCTAGAGTTGGATAGGTCGATTCTTAAAACTACCATGGTCTATTATGATAATGTTAGTGTAATATACATATCTGATAATACAATTCAACATCAACAGGCCAAATATATCAAGATGGACATTCATTtcgtctaaaaaaaaaaaaagtagtccATGACTAAGTTTGCGTCCTTCACGTCCCCTAGCATCATCAAATTGTAGATATCTTCACAAAAAGTCTTTCCTTGCGTCATCAAATTGTAAATATCTTCACAAAAAATCTTCCCTTAATTCTCTTTCAAGATTTCAAGAATAGGAAGGTGTGATAGAATAtctttatattattattagtatcatATTATTAACGAAAATATTATTAGTCTTCGTGTGTATTTGTTAGATAGAATTATTCAATTGTCAAGGACATTACGAGCCCTTCATCAGCCATGATTTATTAACTCTCCAATTCGTGTATTATAGACACAATCATCAAATATAtttcttatatttatatattacatGCCTTTAACCAGAATGAATAAAGAGATCTGTTACTGAAAACATTACATATGTtatacaaaaacaaaaaggagTAAAGAACAAGTAAATGTTTTCATTtgagaatgaaaaacaataacaaAGTGACATGTCTAACAAAACTGTATATCATCTATTTAGGTTCCACTTTAGTTGAAAGTGTGTACCCTCCACTGTAATCAAAGTCATTACTCTCATCAACACTATCCTTCTTAGTAAAACTATTATTAATGTAAGGATGTCTCTTTGCAGCACCCTTAGAAACTCCAAAATCAGTAGCAGATGAAGAAGCAGAAGTAGAATTTGTGTTCAAACCATCATTCTTTAATATGGTTTCTAATGTTTTCACAACGTCACTCATTGTTGGTCGGTCTGAAGCTGATTCCTCGACGCATTGTATTGCCAACTCTAAGAACCTGCCAAATCCTATCTGGTTGGCTGTGTTTCTCACCAATGGATCCATTACTTCGCTTAAACCATGGAACTCTTCATCTCTTTCATTCATTAAGGTTTGAACTTCGCGAACGATGTACTTACCCTTTTCAAGTGGTTGCTTGGATGTTATCAGTTCAAGCATAACTACACCGAAACTGTATACGTCACTCTTTTCGGTTAGTTGTTGAGTCATGTAGTATTCAGGATCTAGATAGCCCTGCATATGTTAAGCTTTTTATTATCAAGTTGCAGCTAATAAAAAATGGAGCACGGACTAATAGGGGTGGAATTAGGCCACACCAGGTCTTAGAAGGCCTGAGTCTAGCCTACCATATATTTTTAAGGCCTATGGCctattatagatttttttaatcTCAGAAACATAAGAAATGGTACAATGTTACTCACCAATGTTCCTTTAACCTGAGTTGAGACATGGCTTTTGTCACTGTCTGATACAAGCTTAGACAGGCCAAAATCCGCAACCTTTGCAGTCAAATTTTCATCCAGCAAGATATTGGTTGACTTCACATCTCTGTGGATTATGGGAGGGTTGGCAAGTTCGTGTAAGTATGCAAGTCCTCTAGCTGAGCCGAGAGCAATACGGAGTCTCCTCTTCCAATCAAGTTGAATACCAGATTTCCCTGCAACTCACATTGGTTAGATACTTGGATTCTATTAAATGTTTTTCTTTCGGAAAATAAGCTTAGCTTTGAGCTAGAGTGTTCCATCACTGTGAACTGACCTGACAAACCCTCTCTAAGTGATCCATTGTAGATGAATTCATAAACCAACATTTGTTCTCCTTGTTCAAAGCAGAATCCAACAAGGCTAACAAGATTCTTGTGATGAACTCTTGAAAGCAATTCGATTTCATTCTTGAACTCTAGTCCTCCTTGCATCGATCCTTGCTGAGCTCTTTTAATTGCAACTATTTTTCCATCAGGGAACACCCCTTTGTACACCTAGAGCCAATATTAGAGAATCATGAAACTCATGTTTATTAAATCAAGACTCAAACCACGACGAATAGCAAGACTTTTTTCCAAATTTTATTCCAAATAGAAAGCCACGACTCCCATGTATCGTAGGATACTGATAACCATGATGAAAACATCTCCCTAAACTAGAAGTATGTTAACATAAAGGAAATACCTTGCCATAGCCACCAAAGCCTAACTCGTTGCTTCCTGAGAAGTTATCGGTACACTTTTTGAGTTCATCGTAAGAGAACCATCTTGCTCCCTTCAATTGTGGTGCACCTCCACTATCCTGGCCACTTGGTGCCCAAGATGCTGGAAGAAAGAGAATTTTGTTGCATAAACAATGTTGATAATAGTTAACAAGAAAATCAAAGTGAGAACTTTGTTTAATTACCGAACGGTCTACTTATTCCAATAGCTCTCTCTGCGCGCTTCTTTTGCAGGATTGCGTATATAGCTAGCCCTATAAGGCACAAAATCAGAACTGCACTTCCACTCGCTATCAAAATGATAGCACCTCGGCTAAGAGAAGTTCCTCTGCGCGAATCTGAAATCATTTAAATATCACTGTCACCAGCTGCATAAAAGTTGCAATTGTAATTGCATTGTATTTTTATCTTACCTGGAAAAGAATAAGGAAATGCAATGAAGTAATAGGGTCCAAATTCAGGTGGAGGCTTGTACGTTTGATTACTCATTGAAAATCcaattctttgaacttctgatcTATTAAAATATTGTCCTGTTGGTGGAAAGAGTGCGAGTTGCACTTGAAGATAATCATCACCATTGAAAAAAGGGTTTTGTAATGAAACTGAGCCTGGTGTTAAACTCAATTTCACCCATAAACTCATTTCGAGTGAATGGAAAACAGTTATATTAGTGAGTTCTCTAAAAAAAGGTGCCCTAAAATAAAATGTTCCTTGATACGGATATGCACATTCGCAACTCTGTGGACTGAGTTTTTGATCAGGTGGACATGATCTTCCTCCGCAATTAGCCAAGCTAGTTGAATAGGGTTGTTTCGGCTGTTGTTGAAGGCTGCAGTCGTTTGTATTAGAGAGGAGACCAGTTCTGCATACTGGATTTCCTATGAGACTGCATAGGTAGAAGAGAAGTAAAGAATAAGTAAGGTCAAACGGAGCCGAAGCATGTCAGATTAGAAAGGAAAAAGATGTCTCACATCAATGTGTTTTTGTACTGTGAACTAATGGTTACGGATGCAATTTGATTGTCTTGTAAATCCACAAGCTGCAATTGAGGACAAATGCTGTCTCCCATTTCAAGTGTTTTGTTGAATGCATTGTGTCTTAGTTTTCTGTGAAgaatttaaaacataaaaattatgGTTACTCATTCCATTGTTTGTTtgcagggccgtctttgaggacGGGTAAGACGGGCTACTGCACAGAGTCTAAAATTTTCTACAGTTAAATCATAGCTAAAAAGgacctcataaaatatttgtcacaGTTAAATCTGGCAACATAGGGCCTCTATTTGTTTGGTTACAATTTAATTGTCCTACACATGACCTCCAAAAACTTAAGACTGCAGACACTGTTTGTTTGTAGTATATACGTATCTTCTACATAGAAGTTTGGGACTTACATTTGTTGTATTTGAGGAAGGCCGAAGAGTTCTGATGGAAGAGTACCTTCAAGAGATCCAAACTCCACAATACTAAGCATAGTATAGGGTTATGAAGTAAAGAAATCCTTGTTAGATTTGATAACTTGATAAGCAAGAAACCCTTTTCCCAATCTAGAATTTATAAACTTACAGTGTGGTGAGTTGGGGTAGAGTTGAGAACCAAGTTGGAGCTTCAGATGGATCAAATGAATTGTTACTAAGATCCCTATATAATTAATCACGTATTTAAATTGCGTTAGCCATTTAAAAAGTTGTCACGAAAATTGTCAAAATTTGGTTTTGGAAAACCATTTCACTTGAACAAAAGAAAGTAGAAACACCAACTCATGCCAATTGCTTACACATAATTCAGGGTATCCATTGATGTTAAGTCCGGCAAAGGACCGGACAATTTGTTGTGTGCTAAATTCCTGTAAGAAAACAACTTATCGGTGTTATAAATGTCTTTTTTATGTTCACTTCTCAAATCTAAGTACTCACAGTTCATTGATGTTACTAAGTTTGTTGAGATTCGAAGGGACTTCTCCTGTCAAGAAATTTCTATCGAGCCGACTGTCATAAATTAAACAATCAACAAAAAGGTCATCAAATACCAAGGAGTATAGGAGTATATTCGGTATAATGGAAATAAAAGGAAGAAGGAATGTTAAGGAAGGAACTACTTACAGAACCTCAACTGTATGAACTAGTCCTATAGTAGAAGGTATACTCCCGATTAATTCATTTCCATCTAACAATCTGTcagaaagaaaacaaaagatCAAACACTACAAACATCGAGAATATAATCTTATAAAAACCGACGAGTTCTGAAATGTGAACTTACATGTGAATGAGTACCATGTCAGAGTGGAAAAGTTTGGGAGAAATGGAACCAGAAAGCTGATTCTTGTTGAAATGGCTTCACAAATATAAACCAAAACAATGTTGATATAATAATCCCAAATGTCAACAAAGAAATGAAAATAGAATAACCAAACGACTCACAAGTGCTTAGCATGTAAAAGTTGGTCTAAGCCCGGGGATGTCGAGGTCGAAACCGGGAGAGGTCCTGTGAGCTGATTATCTGCCAAGTCCAGCCAATATAGTTTGGAGAGTTTACCTAATGATTGAGGTATTTTTCCAGTGAAGTTGTTTGAATTTAAAGCCCTGAATTATAATGAGAGAGATCGAATTGGTGAAACTTCTGGAGGAGTACAATTCAA encodes:
- the LOC131641827 gene encoding leucine-rich repeat receptor protein kinase HPCA1-like, whose translation is MEMQSLMLFLVFLWAEVHLISSFTDPQDVSALRSLKDIWQNTPPSWDKSDDPCGAPWEGVTCSKSRVTSLRLSTMGLKGTLSGDIGGLPELRSLDLSFNKGLMGSISPELGSLKNLNILILAGCSFSGNIPDALGNLSDLSFLALNSNNFTGKIPQSLGKLSKLYWLDLADNQLTGPLPVSTSTSPGLDQLLHAKHFHFNKNQLSGSISPKLFHSDMVLIHILLDGNELIGSIPSTIGLVHTVEVLRLDRNFLTGEVPSNLNKLSNINELNLAHNKLSGPLPDLTSMDTLNYVDLSNNSFDPSEAPTWFSTLPQLTTLIVEFGSLEGTLPSELFGLPQIQQIKLRHNAFNKTLEMGDSICPQLQLVDLQDNQIASVTISSQYKNTLILIGNPVCRTGLLSNTNDCSLQQQPKQPYSTSLANCGGRSCPPDQKLSPQSCECAYPYQGTFYFRAPFFRELTNITVFHSLEMSLWVKLSLTPGSVSLQNPFFNGDDYLQVQLALFPPTGQYFNRSEVQRIGFSMSNQTYKPPPEFGPYYFIAFPYSFPDSRRGTSLSRGAIILIASGSAVLILCLIGLAIYAILQKKRAERAIGISRPFASWAPSGQDSGGAPQLKGARWFSYDELKKCTDNFSGSNELGFGGYGKVYKGVFPDGKIVAIKRAQQGSMQGGLEFKNEIELLSRVHHKNLVSLVGFCFEQGEQMLVYEFIYNGSLREGLSGKSGIQLDWKRRLRIALGSARGLAYLHELANPPIIHRDVKSTNILLDENLTAKVADFGLSKLVSDSDKSHVSTQVKGTLGYLDPEYYMTQQLTEKSDVYSFGVVMLELITSKQPLEKGKYIVREVQTLMNERDEEFHGLSEVMDPLVRNTANQIGFGRFLELAIQCVEESASDRPTMSDVVKTLETILKNDGLNTNSTSASSSATDFGVSKGAAKRHPYINNSFTKKDSVDESNDFDYSGGYTLSTKVEPK